Genomic segment of Leptospira perdikensis:
CATGATTTAGGGAGAATGGTCCTCCTTTCCTTAGACCTAAGACAGGTAAACCAAATTCGAGTTCTTAGAAGTGACGACAATAATGAAATTTCAGAATGGGTTGAAGAATACACTTTAGGAACTACACATTCTGAAATTGGATATCTGATGTCAGAAAAATGGAAATTCCCTGAGGAAATTTTAGACGTGATTCGATACCACCACAAACCATGGCAATGTAAAACCAGAAACAATATTCTCTGTCAAATCATCTATCTTGCGGATATTTTAGCCAACATTGGGCGTGGAAAAGGAAACTATTTCACTGTAGAACCAGAAGTACTCGAGTATTTCGAAATTAAATCAGAAAAAGAATTTCGTGAAATGCAAGAAAGGTTTAAACTTCAATTTGAGGAACATAGAGAAGAATACCAAACTCTATTAATTTAATTATGAACTGGAAAGACTTACTCAACCTAGAAGACGAACAATTAGAAGATTCAAATCTTGCAGATGAATTTAACTTGGTTGGGCATCCTGAATACCCGAGTATTTCCTCACTTCCACCAGAAGAAACATTAGAAATTCTTAAAGAGTTTTTATTAGCGGAAGGCCAATCAGTAAATATTAAAAATCTTCTAAGTTATGCTCCTATACTAGAAATTACGTTAATCAAAAAAAATCTACCTACCATCTACGGATAATTTTATTCCACATCTTGAACATCACTGATATCAGTTTGATGTTCTTTTCCTACTTCCGTACTAAATTCAATTTTCTTAGCGACTGATTTTTCCATACTACTAATTAGTAATTCATTTGTACGAGCAAGCCTATCTGCCATTATCGAAACCATCTTTGCTGCAAACTTTGGATTTTTAACGAGGAAGTTTTCCAACTGTTGTTTACTTTCAATAACTGCAACTTCGCAATTGGTTATTGTTCTTGCAGTCGCGCTCCTTGGATTGGAACTAAACAAAGCCATCTCTCCAAAAAAATCACCAGGTTTCATCATAGCCAATCTTGTTTGGCTATTGTTCACCGTAAAAAAAATCTCAACGTTCCCTTGAAGGATGATGTACATCGCATTATTCAGTTCCCCTTCTTTGAAGATCCTCTGATTTGGCGGAATGTTGAGTTTGCTCATTGATTCGTGGCTCCTGTATCTATTTTTGGCTATTTTGCCTAAAATCTGAATTCATTTTCCTTTCCCCCTGGAAATCTGAAAAGAAAATGCCTTAAAGGAGAAGCGATTTATGGAATGGGAATTACTAGGGATCATACTAGCAGGCCTCGGTGCCTTGTATCTTTGGGTCTTCCAAGTCCCCTATTCTCTTCCTCATCCCCTAACTACCAAAAAAACAAGAGAAAACCGGTTCGACTTCCTGCGAGGATTGGCAATGGTTGGGATCGTAATCATTCACGTTCATTCTTACTTTTATTTTTTTCATCCCGCAGATACATCCGTCGTTCGAACGACTTTATTTTTGTCTAATTTATCTCGTTTTTCTGTACCTCTATTTATACTAACATCCGCAATTTTTTTACGGAAAAAAGAAGGGTATTGGATTTCTAAATTAAAGAATTTAATACTACCCTATACAATTGCTTCGGTCATCGGATATTTAATAAAATATAGTAACTATACTGTATTAGAATTGATTCAATTTTACTTTTTAGGAAAGGTTTTTGCTCCCTTCTACTTTGTACCACTTCTGGTTCAATTTTATCTTTTTTTCTTTATATTTGATCGGTATTTAATGAACAAAAAATTTTCTAAAGGACTACTTCTTTTTTCGTTTTTAATCAACTTAACATCAAATCTTGGATTTTTTGATTCCATATTACCCAAAGACTACCATTCGATTTCCATATTAAACTATATTTTCTTTTTTATATTAGGAATCCAAATTGGACTCACTCAAGAAAATGAAAACATACCAAAAACTAACGTCTCGCTTGTCTTTGGAACTTTCTTTATTGTCTTTCTATTCTTTGTAGTTTTGTTCAGCGGTGTTTATGCTTTAGATTTCAAAAACCATCACTTAATTTATCCCATTTTTTTCTTCTTAGTCATTTGGGAACTTTTACCAAAACTCAATCACACTATATCGGATATGATTTGTTATATAGGCAACAATAGCCTGTTTATATTCCTTCTCCATCCCTTTGTCATTCACATGATGCATAGTTTTGACCCTTATTCTTTTGGAGGGCCATTTTTTGGTTATTTATTCACATTAATTTTGAATGTGGGAATACCCCTTGGTATTGCAATTACAATCCAAAAGGGTAAGTCTTTATATCAATCACGCCACTTTGCCGAACCAAAGTAAGCGCTTTCGCATATTCTAATAAAACATTTATTGTGTAACTCAATCTATTACGAATATACTCGTCATCTTTGCCTTCAGGTGTTTCAGAATTTAATACAGATTCTACGTGCCGAACAATTACATGATCGGGGAGATACACAATCCGAGTATTTTTGTAACTAGACATTCGAAGTTCTGCATTAGGGTAACTTCCACCCATTCCACTAGATACTGTGACTATAAGACCTGGTTTATGAGAAATATCTCCCCCACTCAAATACAGGAAAAAATTTTTTAAAGCAGGACTTGCCATTCCGGCATATTCGGGAGAAAGAAAAATATAAGCATCTGCATTTCCAAATCCAACACTATACTCTAACCAAAACTTTTTTAGCTCAGAATCTTTTTCCCACATTGCGGGTTCCCAAAGTGGGAGGGGATTTCCACCCAAGTCAAAAAGAATTGTTTCAATACCTTTTGTTTCTAGTGTTTTAACAAGAAATTTGCCAACTTTTAATGATTGCGAATTTTTCCTATGGCTGCCTGCAACTAAACAAATTTTCATCTAGGCCCGCCACCTTGATTTTTGTTTCCTTTGTGGTGGGTTTTCTTTTTATTTTTCCATTTACGATTATTATGACCGTTTGGTTTCGTATCACCACGATCATCTTTTTTCTTCTGGGGATGATGGTGGTGTTTTTTGTCTGCAAAAGCTTTTTCTTTTTTCTGTTCTCTTTCTTTTGCAAATCTTAATTTCTCATCACCAAACAACTGAATATAACCAAAGAGAAAAGCTCCAAGAATTCCGTGAATTCGTTCCCATTGTTTTTTATCCAGATCACCAAAAACGGGATGTTCCGCAAAAGGACCTGAATGTAGTTTGAATGCCGTTAAAGATGTTTTGAGTCTAAGAAGAGCAGAATCCGAATCCCCCAAATCCTTTGGAGGAAATCCAGGGATTTGATTTGCCTTTGTGTAATTCCCTTTGGATATAAGTTTCGCAAACTTATATTTACCCAATAATTTATTAATCGTATTTCTTTTATTCGTAGATCCAATTCGTTGTATTGATAATTCAATGGATTCTGCCAAAAAATCATAAACTTGAGTTAAACTAACGTCAGCTTTCTGTTTTTTCTCACAGGCTATAATGATCGATAACTCTCTTTCGATATCGTCTATCGTTTTAAGTTTTAAAGTTGACTTCATTTTTCCTCTATTCGTTGATTCCGTATTTCTTTTTGAGTAAACCTAATTCTTTCAAAAAGTTATCTCTGACCTTCCCAGTAAGTTTGCCTACATTGATGCTAACCCGACTGATTCCAGACCCAACTCGGGGTGAAATCATTTCACCCCCTCTGTTTTCTTTACGTTTTAGCAATTCTTCGAGATTCTTTACTGAAAGTGGTTTCCCGCTGATCATTAATTCCATAACCGATTTCTGATCCAACCTAGCGATACTGCTAAGTTGTTTTACATACCTTCCGCTGTAACCCAACAATTCAGATACTTCCTCTGCGGTTTTCCTTTTTTCTTTGCGGAGAAACTGAATGGCTTTTCCAACTTCCCAAGGATTTAAATTTTTCCTTTTTTCGTTTTCAGCCAGTGACATCTCATAACATACATCTTCATTCGCGTCTGTTACAATCGCAGGAATTTCTTTCCAACCTAATTTGAGAGCTGCACGATAGCGACGTTCTCCGGCAACAATCAAATACTTGCCCTTGTCTTTCCGAACGAGGATAGGCTCAATTAGTCCCAATCTTTCCATTGAAGGAACAAGATCCGTTGTGTCTTCGCGTCCAATAAGCCTTGGTTGGGTAGGATTTGGTGAAATCTGACTCAGCTCTAAGTGAGAGGGATTCTTTTTCTTTTCAGAATAAGCAGAAATTAAATCTAAGGCTTGGAATTCAGTTTTTTTGGACATCGATTTTACTTTTAACCTCTACTGCAAGATCTCTAAAATTTTTCATCGTAGCTAAATCAATTTTAGCTAAAAAAGACATCTTCGCTTGTGCTTGCGGAATAGCCTCTCTCCTCTGAATGACAGTTTCGAAAACAGGGAAATATTTTTTTACCCCTTCCGCTAAACCAGCCAAGGCTTTCTGCCCTTCGTATTGGTTTAATACCGCCCCTAATAATTTCAACCTTTGGTTCGCTTTTTTTTGAATCTTCTGGAAAGTTTCGTATAGATCCCTAATCCCTTGTAAACTAAAGGCTCTTGTCTGAATTGGAACCAATATGTAATCAGCGCAAATCAATGCGTTCTCGAGAATAAGACCGAGAGAGGGTGGACAATCAATAATTATAAATTCGTATCTGGAACGAAGAGGAAGGATTGCTTCATTTAATAATTCAAAATCATCGCGTTCATATGGTGTGGTTAAGTTTGCTAGTTCCAAAGTAGAAGGGAGCAAATCAAAATTTTCACCAATGGTTTTGATAGCCGGTTCAATATTCTTAGCTTTTTTCCCCCGATAACCTAAATAATCCATTACAGAAGGTACATCTTCTTTTAAAAAAAGTTGAGTCGCATTGGCTTGCGGATCCCAATCGATTAACAATACTTTGTGGTTTTCAGCGAGAGCTTCTGCTAAATACAAACTGATTGTCGTTTTCCCCTCCCCTCCCTTTTGGTTTGATATAGCAATTACATGACTATCAAATCCATCTGGTTCAGTGGGTTCAAAATACTTAAGCAAAACTGATTGTTTAAACTCCCCGGACTTCCATCCAGGTATCTTCAAACTTGATACCTTGGCGGAGAACTCACCCGCGTTCAAACCAACGAATTTAGCCGCTTCTTCTTCAGTTAGTATAGTATCCGTTTTGCCCATAACCTACCCAAATGATGTGAATATCCGTCCAGACTGTCAATTTAATTATGTCTCTTAGGGGTGAAATGATTTCACCCCCAAACAAACCAAATGAAGACGAAATAAACCGAAGACCAGTAGCCACCTTCCCCTCTTTTTAATTTCGGAATTTACAACTTTTAGGTAGAATAGAACCTACGTTGGTGCCTAAAATATCTAAATTCCCCTTTTTAATTTTTCTCTTAGGTTTAAGTTCTGTCTCTGCAGAAGTGATTTGGGGACCAACAATAGAAAAATCCGGCGGGGAGTATATCTTCGAAACAGGTAATAAATATCCTAACTTATCGGGGATCCGTGGCGGATCGAGAATCAGTTTTCCACGAACTTTTTCACTCTTCGGCATTCAAGGAATCTTTACCAAAGATCGTATTGAAATTAGTGGTGCACTAAAGACCACAGGTAATTACCAGAAATCGGGAGAAGCCCGCGACGAGGATTTTTTTCTTGGTTCCATATCAACAGAAAATACAACGAATATCGCAACAAGGGAATGGAGTTATAGAGACTCTGCCACCGTTTACTCCGGTAGTCGCAACTTTGCAGACGGGAAAGGTAAATCAACGGTCTTCGAAAATCGAGCAGAACTTTACGGAAGGTATTATTTCCAAACAGCAAATCCAAATTATTGGGCAGACGGCTCTGGATTTTTCTTATCTGCAGGTGTGAAATACTCTTATTTTAAATATTTGTTTTATGACGTGAACCAATACGTAGAAACTACGCCAGTTTTTTATGGCCCGATTGGAATCGGACTTAGTTTTTCCAATGATCTTTGGGAGTTCTTTACAGGCGGAGGTTACCGTTATTCTTCTGGCGATTTTTATCTAGACCTAAGTTTTATGCCATCATTCGGGCGGATCAAAACAAGAGATTTCCATGTACAACGGTCGATTAATTTTTTCTCAGAAAACTACGGATTAGGTTGGGCATCAAAAGTAGAAGTTGGATATAAAATGACTCCAACATGGTTAAGTTATATCCGAATTAACCATCGAAGATTTTTTTCAGAAGGAAGGTTTACTTCACAAGGAGGACTGACAACAGACGACTTAGCTTCAAATTTAGTCAGCGGATTTAAATCACATATCAATATCAAAGATTATACGATCGAAATTGGAGCTCTAAACAAGTTGGACTGGTCTAAAGATGAATCAGAAAGTTCAGAAAAAATTCTACCAAAAACACCGGAGTAATACTATCTAATACATAATGATAGATTTTGAAATCGAAAGGAAAACAACAAAAGGAAGAAACATTTCCCTTGTTGTATACCAAAATGGTAAGGTCGTTTTAAAACATCCAGCTAGAGTTCCCAAGAAACAATTGGAGGAATTCATATCTGAAAAAAAAGAATGGATTCTCTCAAAACTTAACAATCTCCCCAAAGACATACCTAAAAAATTGAAATTTACAGACGGGGAAATAACTCATATTTTTGGAACCCCAACAACCATCAATATAAGTTCCCAGAAAAAGGTTACTATCCTCAACCAAACGATCCAGATTCCAAATATTGATAGCGAAAAATCTCGAATCCGAAAAGGAAAACTTGCATTAAAAGAATTACTTTTAGAAAAAATAATACCTATAGTGGACACAACCTCCAGAGCATTGAACACAAAAGTCACAAAACTATCGATCAAAACAATGCGTTCCCTCTGGGGGAGTTGTAATTCTAAAAATCAAATTTCTCTCAATTTAAGTTTGGTTCATTGCCCAGCTTCTATCATCGAATATATTGTTTTACATGAGATTGCACAT
This window contains:
- a CDS encoding ParB/RepB/Spo0J family partition protein, which encodes MSKKTEFQALDLISAYSEKKKNPSHLELSQISPNPTQPRLIGREDTTDLVPSMERLGLIEPILVRKDKGKYLIVAGERRYRAALKLGWKEIPAIVTDANEDVCYEMSLAENEKRKNLNPWEVGKAIQFLRKEKRKTAEEVSELLGYSGRYVKQLSSIARLDQKSVMELMISGKPLSVKNLEELLKRKENRGGEMISPRVGSGISRVSINVGKLTGKVRDNFLKELGLLKKKYGINE
- a CDS encoding NADPH-dependent FMN reductase, whose protein sequence is MKICLVAGSHRKNSQSLKVGKFLVKTLETKGIETILFDLGGNPLPLWEPAMWEKDSELKKFWLEYSVGFGNADAYIFLSPEYAGMASPALKNFFLYLSGGDISHKPGLIVTVSSGMGGSYPNAELRMSSYKNTRIVYLPDHVIVRHVESVLNSETPEGKDDEYIRNRLSYTINVLLEYAKALTLVRQSGVIDIKTYPFGL
- a CDS encoding Crp/Fnr family transcriptional regulator, encoding MSKLNIPPNQRIFKEGELNNAMYIILQGNVEIFFTVNNSQTRLAMMKPGDFFGEMALFSSNPRSATARTITNCEVAVIESKQQLENFLVKNPKFAAKMVSIMADRLARTNELLISSMEKSVAKKIEFSTEVGKEHQTDISDVQDVE
- a CDS encoding acyltransferase family protein, whose protein sequence is MEWELLGIILAGLGALYLWVFQVPYSLPHPLTTKKTRENRFDFLRGLAMVGIVIIHVHSYFYFFHPADTSVVRTTLFLSNLSRFSVPLFILTSAIFLRKKEGYWISKLKNLILPYTIASVIGYLIKYSNYTVLELIQFYFLGKVFAPFYFVPLLVQFYLFFFIFDRYLMNKKFSKGLLLFSFLINLTSNLGFFDSILPKDYHSISILNYIFFFILGIQIGLTQENENIPKTNVSLVFGTFFIVFLFFVVLFSGVYALDFKNHHLIYPIFFFLVIWELLPKLNHTISDMICYIGNNSLFIFLLHPFVIHMMHSFDPYSFGGPFFGYLFTLILNVGIPLGIAITIQKGKSLYQSRHFAEPK
- a CDS encoding ParA family protein, with product MGKTDTILTEEEAAKFVGLNAGEFSAKVSSLKIPGWKSGEFKQSVLLKYFEPTEPDGFDSHVIAISNQKGGEGKTTISLYLAEALAENHKVLLIDWDPQANATQLFLKEDVPSVMDYLGYRGKKAKNIEPAIKTIGENFDLLPSTLELANLTTPYERDDFELLNEAILPLRSRYEFIIIDCPPSLGLILENALICADYILVPIQTRAFSLQGIRDLYETFQKIQKKANQRLKLLGAVLNQYEGQKALAGLAEGVKKYFPVFETVIQRREAIPQAQAKMSFLAKIDLATMKNFRDLAVEVKSKIDVQKN
- a CDS encoding DUF1569 domain-containing protein; translation: MKSTLKLKTIDDIERELSIIIACEKKQKADVSLTQVYDFLAESIELSIQRIGSTNKRNTINKLLGKYKFAKLISKGNYTKANQIPGFPPKDLGDSDSALLRLKTSLTAFKLHSGPFAEHPVFGDLDKKQWERIHGILGAFLFGYIQLFGDEKLRFAKEREQKKEKAFADKKHHHHPQKKKDDRGDTKPNGHNNRKWKNKKKTHHKGNKNQGGGPR
- a CDS encoding putative porin → MVPKISKFPFLIFLLGLSSVSAEVIWGPTIEKSGGEYIFETGNKYPNLSGIRGGSRISFPRTFSLFGIQGIFTKDRIEISGALKTTGNYQKSGEARDEDFFLGSISTENTTNIATREWSYRDSATVYSGSRNFADGKGKSTVFENRAELYGRYYFQTANPNYWADGSGFFLSAGVKYSYFKYLFYDVNQYVETTPVFYGPIGIGLSFSNDLWEFFTGGGYRYSSGDFYLDLSFMPSFGRIKTRDFHVQRSINFFSENYGLGWASKVEVGYKMTPTWLSYIRINHRRFFSEGRFTSQGGLTTDDLASNLVSGFKSHINIKDYTIEIGALNKLDWSKDESESSEKILPKTPE
- a CDS encoding M48 family metallopeptidase: MIDFEIERKTTKGRNISLVVYQNGKVVLKHPARVPKKQLEEFISEKKEWILSKLNNLPKDIPKKLKFTDGEITHIFGTPTTINISSQKKVTILNQTIQIPNIDSEKSRIRKGKLALKELLLEKIIPIVDTTSRALNTKVTKLSIKTMRSLWGSCNSKNQISLNLSLVHCPASIIEYIVLHEIAHTIEHNHSSKFWAIVESQNPNYKVAEKWLKEIGKKYIYYLN